The nucleotide sequence GATCCCCATGGCCGCTTCAAATTGCGCTTGGCCGCGTGCGCCTTCATAAGCCGTCTGCTGCGTATCGACCAGAAGCCACAGCCGCATCGGCCTCGTCCATTCCCGCTCCCGCACGAGCCATGAAGACGCGCGCGCACTGGCCCGCCAATCGATTCGCCGCAAGGAATCGCCGGGCCGGTAAGGACGCCTTTCCGCTGACAGATCGGCCTCCTCAGGAACAGCCGCCATATTCCGCACTGCATCCGCAGCCGGATTGCCCAGATCGCCGCGGCTGACAGCATGAATACGCGGCCAGACGGCCACGCGCAGGGCATCCGCAACCAGGCGCTTGCGTGTCACGATGCCCGGCAAATCCCCGGACATCGCCTCCACCCCCTGCGAAGCATAGACGCCGCGATCCCACTCGGGCAGCGAATACGACCAGGAGATCGACCGGGTGAACCAGGGAAACACCACTTTGCCAGCCTGATGGACAACCTTGCCTTGCCCGTCGCGCCATGTCTCGGACAGCGTCAGCCAAGGCAAGGGAAGCATACTGTCTATACGAAGGCGCCAATGCACCTGAACAGCCTCCCCCGCATGAACGGCAACATCCTGCCGAACCCGGTCCGATTGTCGGGAGCCGGATCGAGGGACGGCTTCCTCTTGCTTCCCCCCATACGAAGACCCGCTGCCAACAAGCCGCCCTTGTTCCTCATCGACTGCCGACCCCATGCCTGCGCTTTTCTTCCCCGGCTGACGCATGCCCTCGAGCCGGAAGGGAACGAGCAGCGCGATAAGCGCCGGCAGCAGCAGCATGACCGAGCCGATAAACAAAAACCACGCGGCAAACCCGCCCTGCCACAGGCTGACGGAGCCGGTAAACCCAACCATAAACAACAAAATCGCCAACTTGCCCCATCCTGTTTTATGCTGCTCGCGCATGGCAGCCTCCTAATGTCCGGCTGCCCGGCTATACGCGGGGACCGGCACCTTGTTCAATACTTCCTCCAGCACTGCGCCGGCGCGGCCGGAGCGGTAAGCCGCTTCCGGATTCAGGACAAGGCGGTGCCGCCAAATGTCCGGGACAAGCGCCTTCACATCGTCGGGGATGGCATAGTTGCGTCCTTGCATATAAGCGTAGGCTTGAACAGCCTTGTACAAGGCCAATGTAGCACGCGGACTGACGCCGAGGCGCACATCCGGGTGCTGCCGGGTGGCATTGGCCAGATCTACCGCGTACAGCTTCAGCTGATCATCCACGTGAACCCGGCCCACCAGACGCTTGAGCGCGGCAAGCTCCTCGCAGCTGAGCTGCGGCTTGATACGCTGCTCCGGCGGCGCTTCCCTGTCCGAACCAAGCATGGTCACTTCCGCTGTCCGATTCGGGTAGCCAAGCGAAAGCTTCAGCATAAAGCGGTCCAGCTGCGCCTCCGGCAGCCTGTACGTCCCTTCGTGCTCCAGCGGATTTTGCGTGGCAATGACCATGAAGGGCGACGGCAGGCGGAACGTCTGGCCGTCAGCCGTCACCTGGCCTTCTTCCATTGCCTCGAGCAGCGCGGCCTGTGTCCGAGGGGGCGTGCGGTTCAGTTCATCGGCCAGCACCAGGTTCGCTTGCAGCGGACCATGCCGAAATTCGAATTCGCCCCGCTTCGGATGATAGACCGCGCAGCCTGTAATGTCCGCCGGCATCAGGTCGGGCGTCATCTGCACGCGGCTGTGGGACAAGTCAAAGGCGCGCGCGAAGGAACGAGCGAGCAGCGTCTTGCCTACGCCCGGCACATCCTCGAGCAGCACATGCCCGCCCGCCAAAAGTGCCAGCATCATGCGGGAAATGACGCCAGACTTGCCCAGCACCGCCTTCTCCATCTGCCGCGCTGCCCGTTCCAGGAGCACACGCGGTTCTTCCATATACAAAGTAGGGTCAACCGGATTCATCGGTCTTACGCCTCCTGTTCATCGATTCTCGCAAGCTTCTAGGATCTAGCATTGCCGATCGATGCAGGAAATAGACTTCTCCGGCGATTTTTTATCTGGGCTGCCTTGCCGTGTGATAGGCGAGCGGCAGCGATTCTTTCATCGCCCATAGCCGCTCCGCCTCGGTACGCTTCAGGTAAAGACGGTCTTGCTCAATTCGGTACGCCACTTGCACAGGCTCACGCTTCAGGCCCCGTTCCTCCCAGACAGCAGTCCCGCTTGCCGTATGCAGCTCTAGACGCTCGCTTCCGGCGTGCAGTCTGGCGATCTTCGCCTTCGCATCCCAGCGAACCTCGGCCCCCTGCGCCGCTGCCCAGTCCCGCAGGGGCAGCCACCCTTGCGCGGCCAGCTCTTCCAGTTGTCCGCCTGCCAAGACTTCCAGGGCTGACGAGGATTCCGCTTGGGCGACCCAAGTCTGATGGCGCAGCGAATCAGCTTGCCGAACCAAGTCCAGAACGGCCATATGCGCTTCCTCGCTCATCTCCCGCTGCCACTTCAACGGCCCGATTCGGAAGCTGGCCGGCTCCACGCTTTCGGTCAGCACAGCGAACCGGTAGCCATGCTCCTTGTAGTGGCGGATGATCGCCGGAAGCGCTTTGACCGTCTCCCCGTGTCCGGCGCTGTCGTGCATCAGCACATTCACTTCGTGAGTCAGCTTTCCGCGCTTCACATTCGCTATGATTTCCTCGGCGGGCACGCCCCTCCGCTTCGAATCGCCCGCGTCCACCGTCCAGTCGTGCACATGATAGCCTGCCTGCTCCAAGTAGTAGAAGTAGAAAGCATCAAAATTCGTGTGCGTGCCGCCCGGTGCCCGCAGCAATCTGACCTGCTGCCCGGTCAAACGGGTCAAGACTTCGTCTGTACGCTCCACCTGCTCCCAGAAGCCTGTAAAGCCCGAGTACAGCTCCTCATATTTATGGTTATAAGTGTGGTTGCCGATAGCATGGCCCTCATCCACAATCCGCTGCAATATATCCGGATTGGCTTCCGCCGATTGGCCCAGCACGAAGAAGGTCGCCGGCACTTCGTGCTCGCGCAAAATATCCAGCACCTCCGGCGTCCAACGGCTCGGACCGTCATCAAAGGTCAAGTAAACGGTCGGTTCCTCCGGAGTCGCATAAGCATCCCGGACATGCCCGCTTTGGCTGTCCAAGCCTCCCGTTCGATCTCCTGCCGCCAGTCGCCGGTACAGCTCATGCGGATCGATGGCCGGAACAGCGGGCTGCTCCACCCACGAATTATCAGCCTCCGCGTCTCCCCCGCTTTCTTCCTCCGGCATGCTGCTGTCCGGCTCCGGCGAAGAGAAATTGCGCTGCGATTCACTTGCGCCTTCCGCAACAGACAAGCTTGCAGCTGCAATGCGCAATCCGTTATCCGCCAGCTCCTGCGCATTCGGATTCGCGCTTGCCTTCTCCGCGATAGACACTTGTCCCCTTTCCGCGTTCCGCTCTGCCGCCGCGCGATCTTCCGCTACGCTCATCCACGGGACCACCAGCACTGCCGCCAACAAAATCATTGCCACTCTTGCCATCGGCCAACCTCTCATCTATAACGCCTCCACCTTAAATTTTCAACTAATTGCTAGATTATATGGGGGGAGATAGACAAGTATGACAAGCTTTTTCGCATAGAAGACGCGGGTCTTCGCACATAAGCGATGGATTGCGTTCTATATGGAAAATGCTAGATTTCAGCAAGCCGACATGCACAGGCAGGACGACAAACAGGCGCTTGCAGCAGGAGGTTCGTCCATACCGTCTTCGTGCTGTCTACGTACATTGTAGTATCCTGCGAGTGAGGAAGGAGGGGCTTGAATGGGTTACGCTGCTGGCGCAGGTTGCGGTGTCGGTGCAGGGGTAGGCTACACGACAACTGGCACCATCCTGGTATTGTTCATTCTGCTGGTTATCATCTCCCGCACTGTTTTCATTTAAGGCCTGATTAAGCTCCAACCATAGCAAAGAGGCTATGTCCCTCCGCACATGCCGGGAACATAGCCTCTTGCTTATATGGCTTCATGTATGTCTCTGCCGCCGCAAGCCTACAGGGCAGCCAACACCTCTTGCACATGACCGTCTACCTTCACTTTGCGCCATTCCTTCTCCAGCTTGCCTTCCTCATCGATAAGGAAAGTGGAGCGCTCCACCCCCATGAAGGTTTTGCCGAACATCGTCTTTTCCTTCCATACATCGAACAACTGGCACACCGCCTGCTCCGTATCCGCAAGCAGCAGGAACGGCAGATCATGCTTCGCGATAAAC is from Xylanibacillus composti and encodes:
- a CDS encoding AAA family ATPase, with the translated sequence MNPVDPTLYMEEPRVLLERAARQMEKAVLGKSGVISRMMLALLAGGHVLLEDVPGVGKTLLARSFARAFDLSHSRVQMTPDLMPADITGCAVYHPKRGEFEFRHGPLQANLVLADELNRTPPRTQAALLEAMEEGQVTADGQTFRLPSPFMVIATQNPLEHEGTYRLPEAQLDRFMLKLSLGYPNRTAEVTMLGSDREAPPEQRIKPQLSCEELAALKRLVGRVHVDDQLKLYAVDLANATRQHPDVRLGVSPRATLALYKAVQAYAYMQGRNYAIPDDVKALVPDIWRHRLVLNPEAAYRSGRAGAVLEEVLNKVPVPAYSRAAGH
- a CDS encoding DUF58 domain-containing protein, with the protein product MREQHKTGWGKLAILLFMVGFTGSVSLWQGGFAAWFLFIGSVMLLLPALIALLVPFRLEGMRQPGKKSAGMGSAVDEEQGRLVGSGSSYGGKQEEAVPRSGSRQSDRVRQDVAVHAGEAVQVHWRLRIDSMLPLPWLTLSETWRDGQGKVVHQAGKVVFPWFTRSISWSYSLPEWDRGVYASQGVEAMSGDLPGIVTRKRLVADALRVAVWPRIHAVSRGDLGNPAADAVRNMAAVPEEADLSAERRPYRPGDSLRRIDWRASARASSWLVREREWTRPMRLWLLVDTQQTAYEGARGQAQFEAAMGITASLLHTWDSRVLEAVLAVRNDDQPLFAAGGAARPVAMGQLAEALPTGRRPIHQRLTRLLEWIRPDDRVIVITARMDEDVRRSASMVKQATGQLQIWLPSSETMPAAASRVEEAAGSAAELDVVRCWTVQASRPVARAIPRRAADEAGGIARA
- a CDS encoding polysaccharide deacetylase, whose amino-acid sequence is MRGWPMARVAMILLAAVLVVPWMSVAEDRAAAERNAERGQVSIAEKASANPNAQELADNGLRIAAASLSVAEGASESQRNFSSPEPDSSMPEEESGGDAEADNSWVEQPAVPAIDPHELYRRLAAGDRTGGLDSQSGHVRDAYATPEEPTVYLTFDDGPSRWTPEVLDILREHEVPATFFVLGQSAEANPDILQRIVDEGHAIGNHTYNHKYEELYSGFTGFWEQVERTDEVLTRLTGQQVRLLRAPGGTHTNFDAFYFYYLEQAGYHVHDWTVDAGDSKRRGVPAEEIIANVKRGKLTHEVNVLMHDSAGHGETVKALPAIIRHYKEHGYRFAVLTESVEPASFRIGPLKWQREMSEEAHMAVLDLVRQADSLRHQTWVAQAESSSALEVLAGGQLEELAAQGWLPLRDWAAAQGAEVRWDAKAKIARLHAGSERLELHTASGTAVWEERGLKREPVQVAYRIEQDRLYLKRTEAERLWAMKESLPLAYHTARQPR
- a CDS encoding YjcZ family sporulation protein — encoded protein: MGYAAGAGCGVGAGVGYTTTGTILVLFILLVIISRTVFI